A single window of Desulfomicrobium macestii DNA harbors:
- a CDS encoding protein-disulfide reductase DsbD family protein, with protein MIFQSRFFLICLVLLTLASPAGARAEEPYRISLQAYRTDNVEAPVLAVLTLTPSPDWHAYGYIQGPSGFPTEIRATRDGQVISPLYPPPTPGPDPLDPSLIVELYDGPTPFFIPLPDGPATVVVGIKALLCSSTTCQPIKEELELVITTAKALPPAEEQDWWPRFVQAAPGPDSGLGLEPVTSGEVAQTPAARALSPRYFSPGLEVHTLSKAAALAFLAGLILNFMPCVLPVITLKLRSFIPAADSVPKSQRLAFRTHNLFFALGMMLYFLILAGIIAVTGMAWGQIFQEPAAIITLTAIVFALCLSLFGVYDLPLIDLKGKAKGVVHHPRLESFTTGILATILATPCSGPFLGGVLAWALIQPPDIIALVLSCIGLGMASPYLAMALFPGLYRFLPKPGAWTLHLERILGFLLAATCVYLFGLLPTSEYVNVLILLWTIALSAWIWGKWTSLSQSRTRRWSIRGIAVALVVLAAAFLFRPEGHPDPWKNFDMQQFETLRGQENLILDFTADWCPNCKFLEKTVLTPEKSAAFAKEHDAILMRVDLTRHDPELMALLESLGSKSIPILAIFPKGNPDSPLVLRDLFTGGQLKEALDQELP; from the coding sequence ATGATATTTCAGTCCAGGTTTTTCCTGATTTGCCTCGTACTCCTGACCTTGGCCTCTCCAGCCGGTGCGCGGGCCGAAGAGCCGTACCGGATTTCACTGCAGGCCTACCGCACAGACAACGTAGAGGCTCCCGTTCTCGCCGTGCTGACCCTGACGCCCAGCCCCGACTGGCACGCTTACGGTTACATTCAGGGGCCGTCCGGGTTCCCCACGGAAATTCGGGCGACACGCGACGGGCAGGTCATCTCTCCTCTCTACCCGCCGCCGACACCGGGGCCGGATCCCCTTGACCCCAGCCTCATCGTTGAACTCTACGACGGCCCGACGCCCTTTTTCATTCCCTTGCCCGACGGACCCGCCACGGTCGTGGTTGGGATCAAGGCCCTGCTCTGTTCCTCGACCACCTGCCAGCCCATCAAGGAAGAACTGGAGCTTGTGATCACAACGGCAAAAGCCCTGCCGCCCGCCGAGGAACAGGATTGGTGGCCCCGCTTTGTGCAGGCCGCCCCGGGGCCGGACTCGGGCCTTGGCCTTGAGCCTGTCACCTCTGGCGAAGTGGCGCAAACGCCCGCCGCACGGGCGCTCTCGCCCCGCTATTTCTCTCCGGGCCTTGAAGTCCACACCCTTTCCAAGGCCGCTGCGCTGGCCTTTCTGGCCGGTCTGATCCTCAACTTCATGCCCTGCGTGCTCCCCGTCATCACCCTGAAGCTGCGCTCCTTCATTCCGGCGGCGGACAGCGTGCCCAAAAGCCAGCGGCTCGCCTTTCGCACTCACAACCTGTTCTTCGCCCTCGGGATGATGCTCTATTTTCTGATCCTGGCGGGAATCATCGCCGTCACCGGCATGGCCTGGGGACAGATTTTCCAGGAACCTGCAGCCATCATCACCCTGACCGCCATTGTCTTCGCGCTTTGCCTGAGCCTGTTCGGGGTCTACGATCTGCCGCTCATCGACCTCAAAGGCAAGGCCAAGGGAGTCGTGCACCATCCGCGCCTTGAATCCTTCACCACTGGCATCCTGGCCACGATCCTGGCCACCCCGTGCAGCGGGCCATTTCTGGGCGGCGTCCTGGCCTGGGCCCTGATCCAGCCCCCGGACATCATCGCCCTGGTGCTGAGCTGCATCGGACTGGGCATGGCCTCGCCCTACCTGGCCATGGCTCTCTTCCCCGGCCTGTACCGCTTCCTGCCCAAACCCGGCGCCTGGACCCTGCACCTGGAGCGCATACTCGGCTTTCTTTTGGCCGCGACCTGCGTATATCTCTTCGGCCTTCTGCCGACCTCGGAATACGTGAACGTGCTCATTCTGCTGTGGACCATCGCCCTTTCGGCCTGGATCTGGGGAAAATGGACCAGCCTCAGCCAGAGCCGCACGCGCAGATGGTCCATTCGCGGCATCGCCGTCGCCCTGGTCGTTCTTGCCGCCGCGTTCCTCTTTCGCCCGGAAGGACATCCGGACCCCTGGAAAAACTTCGACATGCAACAGTTCGAAACCCTGCGCGGACAGGAAAACCTGATCCTGGACTTCACGGCGGACTGGTGCCCCAACTGCAAGTTTCTGGAAAAGACCGTGCTCACCCCGGAAAAGAGCGCCGCGTTCGCCAAGGAACATGACGCCATCCTGATGCGCGTGGACCTGACCCGCCACGATCCCGAACTGATGGCATTGCTTGAAAGCCTGGGCTCCAAGTCCATCCCCATCCTGGCCATCTTCCCCAAGGGCAATCCGGACAGCCCGCTTGTGCTGCGGGACCTCTTCACCGGCGGTCAGCTCAAGGAAGCCCTGGACCAGGAATTACCCTGA
- a CDS encoding type VI secretion system Vgr family protein, with product MPHPSANSSWFTFDTPAHSDLRVYAFSGTEEVHKPYEFEIELVHDSACLDFAELLGRPACLGIADKSGGVRHVNGVIRRFTQLHTANVRTHYLAVLVPRLWFLGLVTDHRIFQNMSVPRIIEQVLKEQNFTGDSYAFKCFFDYAPREYCVQYGETALHFISRLCEEEGIYFYFEHFQDRHVLCFSDREGGPLIGGESLLRFHPGAGTETDAPTVRTVELRRTIGSDACTFREWNFEKTRLNLEVGQLEADPLKAPVPVGMTLEQYHYPHLYQLQKDGNRYASLELLRHFSLSRRIEATTDVSRMTPGHVFELHEHPRPDLNDRWWAVRVTHRGEQPQVLEHEAPDRGMTYLASLMAIPDTTRFVPALDHPKNPVIGDQTAIVTGPGGEEIFPDRHGRVKVQFHWDRLGAFDEKTTCWIRVSQGWAGGQYGTMAIPRIGQEVIVSFLEGDPDRPIVTGRVYNAANPVPYPLPEHKTRTVFKSMSTPGIDGEPRGFNEMRIEDKKGQEEIYVHAEKDVNAYVKNDWKEHILHDQHRAVDNFSYSSVKGEDQQTVEKDRKIELLADDHLTVRGSSHTHVQEKWLVRAGREVHGAAGRKAVIEAGAELTIKAGGSFIRIDSSGVYVGGAKVRINSGGSPGTGSGARPLLPAMSQTVEKGMDVQRSAIREPSMANSLEKSQAWASGVCMVCEESRGRKQPGGADVE from the coding sequence ATGCCGCATCCGTCAGCAAACAGCTCGTGGTTCACATTCGACACTCCCGCCCATTCCGATCTGCGTGTCTACGCCTTTTCCGGCACCGAAGAGGTCCACAAACCCTACGAATTCGAAATCGAACTGGTCCACGATTCGGCGTGTCTTGATTTTGCCGAGCTTCTGGGCCGGCCCGCCTGCCTTGGCATCGCCGACAAAAGCGGCGGCGTGCGTCATGTCAACGGCGTCATCCGCCGCTTCACGCAACTGCACACCGCCAATGTCCGCACCCACTACCTGGCCGTTCTGGTCCCGCGCCTGTGGTTTCTGGGGCTGGTCACGGACCACCGCATCTTCCAGAACATGAGCGTGCCCCGGATCATCGAGCAGGTGCTGAAAGAGCAGAACTTCACCGGCGATTCCTACGCCTTCAAGTGCTTCTTCGACTACGCGCCGCGCGAATACTGCGTGCAATACGGCGAGACGGCCCTTCATTTCATCTCAAGGCTCTGCGAGGAGGAGGGCATCTATTTCTACTTCGAGCATTTCCAGGACCGCCACGTGCTCTGCTTCTCGGACCGGGAGGGCGGCCCCCTGATCGGGGGCGAGAGCCTGCTGCGCTTCCATCCCGGAGCGGGCACCGAAACGGATGCGCCAACCGTCAGAACCGTCGAACTGCGCCGGACCATCGGCAGCGACGCCTGCACCTTCCGGGAATGGAATTTTGAAAAAACGCGCCTGAACCTTGAGGTCGGCCAGCTGGAGGCGGACCCGCTCAAGGCCCCGGTCCCCGTCGGCATGACCCTTGAGCAATACCATTATCCCCACCTCTACCAACTGCAAAAGGACGGCAACCGTTACGCAAGCCTTGAGCTTTTGCGCCATTTCAGCCTGAGCCGCCGCATCGAGGCGACGACGGACGTCTCGAGAATGACTCCCGGCCATGTCTTCGAGCTTCACGAGCATCCAAGGCCAGACCTCAACGACCGCTGGTGGGCGGTGCGCGTCACGCACCGGGGCGAGCAGCCGCAGGTGCTAGAGCACGAGGCCCCGGACCGGGGCATGACGTACCTTGCCAGCCTAATGGCCATCCCGGACACGACCCGCTTCGTGCCCGCTTTGGACCACCCCAAAAATCCCGTCATCGGCGATCAGACCGCCATCGTGACCGGCCCGGGCGGCGAGGAGATCTTTCCGGACAGGCATGGCCGGGTGAAGGTGCAGTTCCACTGGGACAGGCTTGGCGCTTTCGACGAAAAAACGACCTGCTGGATTCGCGTCTCCCAGGGCTGGGCCGGAGGGCAGTACGGCACCATGGCCATCCCCAGGATCGGGCAGGAGGTCATCGTCTCCTTCCTTGAGGGCGACCCGGACCGGCCCATCGTTACCGGCCGAGTCTATAACGCCGCCAATCCGGTTCCCTACCCGCTGCCCGAGCACAAGACGCGCACGGTCTTCAAATCCATGTCCACACCGGGAATCGACGGCGAACCACGCGGATTCAATGAGATGCGCATCGAGGACAAGAAGGGGCAAGAAGAGATCTACGTTCACGCCGAGAAGGACGTGAATGCATACGTCAAGAACGACTGGAAAGAACACATCCTCCATGATCAGCATCGTGCGGTGGACAACTTTTCCTATTCATCGGTGAAGGGCGAAGATCAGCAGACGGTGGAGAAGGACCGCAAGATCGAGCTTCTGGCCGACGATCATCTGACGGTCAGAGGCAGCAGCCACACGCACGTCCAGGAGAAGTGGCTTGTCCGTGCAGGCCGAGAGGTCCACGGGGCGGCGGGCCGCAAGGCGGTCATCGAGGCCGGCGCGGAACTGACCATCAAGGCCGGCGGCAGCTTCATCAGGATCGACTCGTCAGGGGTGTACGTCGGGGGCGCGAAGGTCAGGATCAACTCGGGTGGGAGTCCGGGGACGGGTTCGGGGGCGAGGCCGCTTTTGCCTGCAATGTCGCAGACGGTGGAAAAAGGCATGGATGTGCAGCGATCCGCCATACGGGAACCTTCCATGGCCAACAGCCTGGAGAAGTCTCAGGCCTGGGCTTCGGGCGTCTGCATGGTTTGCGAAGAATCCAGGGGCCGGAAGCAGCCGGGGGGCGCCGATGTCGAATGA
- a CDS encoding DUF4123 domain-containing protein produces the protein MSNDILKGFVSDCVTQTHGPREFEEWRAGIRDRMTRENSRKWCAVIDPASDPDLPGLLWTHQEREEIWPLFMNTMLSEISLKGPIFVALQPGGKIADWLLTNAEISPIGVLYAVTEGKENDLFEHLQNLLEIPLPDAGTGLLRFYDPRVLHALTYFGDKTWCRRAVGPAECLHAWEPGRAEALELREGTPEILRECPSEPLQHELLNFMARHNAPYAVLHEASTLKQASRLTDMPVPEAFFFVENVCRSLDDLGICGMADMAAGVAYCLDVGANIFGTTSVAQWMKASDTTRPFPELLANLPDELSGE, from the coding sequence ATGTCGAATGATATCTTGAAAGGTTTTGTTTCGGATTGCGTCACGCAGACGCATGGTCCCCGTGAATTCGAGGAGTGGCGCGCCGGAATCAGAGACCGGATGACCCGGGAAAACAGTCGAAAATGGTGCGCTGTCATCGATCCCGCCTCGGACCCCGATCTTCCCGGCCTGCTCTGGACTCACCAGGAACGTGAAGAAATCTGGCCGCTGTTCATGAACACCATGTTGTCTGAAATCAGCCTCAAGGGACCGATTTTCGTCGCGCTCCAGCCTGGCGGAAAAATCGCGGACTGGTTGCTGACCAATGCGGAAATTTCCCCCATCGGTGTCCTTTATGCCGTGACCGAAGGAAAAGAGAACGACCTCTTCGAGCACCTTCAGAATCTGCTGGAAATTCCCCTGCCCGATGCCGGAACCGGGCTCCTGCGATTCTACGATCCTCGTGTCCTGCATGCCCTGACCTACTTTGGGGACAAAACATGGTGCCGTCGGGCCGTCGGGCCGGCCGAGTGCCTGCATGCCTGGGAGCCGGGCAGGGCGGAAGCCCTTGAGCTGCGCGAAGGCACACCGGAAATCCTCCGGGAATGCCCATCGGAACCACTACAGCATGAACTCCTGAATTTCATGGCCCGGCACAATGCGCCGTACGCAGTGCTCCATGAGGCGTCGACCCTGAAACAGGCCAGCCGGCTCACGGACATGCCTGTCCCAGAGGCATTCTTCTTTGTGGAAAACGTATGCCGGTCCCTGGATGACCTCGGCATCTGCGGGATGGCCGACATGGCTGCCGGTGTGGCCTACTGCCTTGACGTGGGCGCAAACATCTTTGGGACCACTTCCGTAGCCCAATGGATGAAGGCGTCGGACACAACGAGGCCCTTTCCGGAACTGCTGGCAAACCTCCCCGATGAATTGTCCGGGGAGTGA
- a CDS encoding T6SS phospholipase effector Tle1-like catalytic domain-containing protein codes for MGNRSAQFLKELQAATAHIPNTPNPAVLPCFGPKLHIGIFFDGTGNERKFDEEQSAIDHTWMQGGKERQQNQAQEHLQQCQRAEADAAAVAERAWSDVKAYQSEAEQLRVQTDQVTSQWQSLGREITRVRVMATSGRTAAERTAGRAALEQLHKQEDSALLRLRHLAVTSKDVEERARTAEQRARQADAERRRREEAVRQARRDCHPASPGISGLTNVAKLYDVYQFDEQGKDQNGVIKKRIYIRGVGTREGKGVTSGGAANLGLAFAAFCEGAEKRIPKARQEMLDILNNVLSGWGSMPSSVTIDLFGFSRGAALARHFVNVILAGLPDMSQKPVPVSDESLPFGELVTLPDADHDKHGGQNNAALRYPALANVSIRFVGLFDTVGSIFIPGNDNELFYDLGLPAGCARNILHLVAAQDWREYFPLTRIHPGDGEEIVLAGAHADIGGGYQLLEKCALLMDEEYCGSLSTDLVNRQGPFVIPQDREQRARQAILERARGKGILSEEGELPPHWHFTLHWEVSHDAVPVVHFYVRLMRDKLTYNGYANVPLHIMHRKAVDAGVPFKTLDETDPLHIVPEDLQHLVDNPVDELPQDLWEKYVHVSATENRCVDRLALRPRTRFPYSIGMQLDPSGSREIYPNKLEKDGSKWPLVQALMQAGL; via the coding sequence ATGGGCAACAGATCTGCGCAGTTTCTGAAGGAGCTTCAAGCGGCCACAGCGCATATTCCCAACACTCCGAATCCAGCTGTTCTGCCGTGTTTCGGACCCAAACTCCATATCGGCATCTTTTTCGACGGCACGGGAAACGAAAGAAAATTCGACGAAGAACAAAGCGCCATTGATCACACATGGATGCAGGGTGGCAAAGAGCGTCAGCAGAATCAGGCCCAAGAACACCTCCAGCAATGCCAGCGCGCCGAAGCCGATGCGGCTGCGGTGGCCGAGCGGGCGTGGTCGGATGTCAAGGCCTATCAGAGCGAAGCCGAACAGTTGCGGGTTCAAACCGATCAGGTCACGAGTCAATGGCAGTCCCTTGGGAGGGAGATCACTCGCGTCAGGGTCATGGCCACCAGCGGCCGCACGGCCGCCGAACGGACCGCTGGCAGAGCGGCCCTTGAGCAACTCCACAAACAGGAAGACAGCGCGCTCCTTCGCCTGCGTCATCTGGCCGTGACGAGCAAAGACGTCGAAGAACGGGCCAGGACGGCAGAGCAGCGCGCCCGGCAGGCCGATGCCGAACGCCGACGCCGGGAAGAGGCGGTGCGCCAGGCCAGGCGGGACTGCCATCCGGCAAGCCCGGGCATATCCGGGCTGACCAATGTGGCCAAGCTGTATGATGTGTATCAATTCGATGAACAGGGCAAAGATCAAAACGGTGTCATCAAAAAGCGCATTTACATTCGAGGAGTGGGCACCAGGGAAGGCAAGGGCGTCACGAGCGGGGGCGCCGCCAACCTGGGCTTGGCCTTTGCCGCATTCTGCGAAGGAGCCGAGAAGCGGATTCCCAAGGCCAGGCAGGAGATGCTCGATATTCTCAATAACGTCCTCTCCGGCTGGGGCAGTATGCCCTCATCCGTTACCATCGACCTGTTCGGCTTCAGCCGGGGCGCCGCCCTGGCCAGGCATTTCGTCAATGTGATCCTGGCAGGGCTGCCGGACATGAGTCAAAAGCCCGTTCCCGTCTCGGACGAATCGCTTCCGTTCGGGGAATTGGTCACCCTTCCCGACGCCGACCATGACAAGCATGGCGGTCAGAACAATGCAGCCTTGCGCTATCCGGCCCTGGCCAACGTGAGCATCCGCTTCGTTGGCCTGTTCGATACCGTAGGTTCCATATTCATTCCCGGTAACGACAACGAACTCTTTTACGACCTGGGGCTGCCCGCGGGGTGCGCCCGGAATATCTTGCATCTTGTGGCCGCCCAGGATTGGCGCGAATATTTCCCGCTCACCAGAATTCATCCCGGGGACGGCGAGGAGATTGTCCTGGCCGGGGCGCATGCGGATATCGGCGGCGGATATCAGTTGTTGGAAAAATGCGCGCTACTCATGGATGAAGAATATTGCGGTTCATTAAGTACAGACCTTGTCAACCGGCAAGGTCCATTCGTCATTCCTCAAGATCGGGAACAGCGCGCCCGCCAGGCAATACTGGAGCGTGCCCGAGGAAAAGGCATCCTTAGCGAAGAAGGGGAACTCCCGCCCCACTGGCATTTCACCCTGCACTGGGAGGTAAGCCATGATGCAGTTCCAGTCGTACACTTCTATGTGCGCCTCATGCGCGACAAGCTCACCTACAACGGGTACGCCAACGTCCCCCTGCACATCATGCACCGCAAGGCCGTGGATGCAGGAGTCCCGTTCAAAACTCTGGATGAAACTGATCCGCTCCACATTGTTCCCGAAGACCTGCAGCACCTGGTGGACAACCCGGTTGACGAACTGCCGCAAGACTTGTGGGAAAAATACGTACATGTCTCCGCGACGGAAAACAGGTGCGTTGACCGCCTGGCCCTCAGGCCGCGGACACGGTTTCCCTACAGCATCGGGATGCAGCTCGATCCCTCGGGAAGCCGCGAAATCTACCCGAACAAGCTGGAAAAGGACGGTTCGAAATGGCCTTTGGTGCAGGCTTTGATGCAGGCGGGTCTTTAA
- a CDS encoding GIY-YIG nuclease family protein: MSDWFVYVLRCGDGSLYTGITTDVARRLIEHASGGPRAGKYLRGRGPLELVFSASVDGKSAALAMERWIKAQPRSRKEKIISGHLPLPRADC; encoded by the coding sequence GTGTCCGATTGGTTCGTGTACGTGCTGCGCTGCGGCGACGGGAGTCTCTACACCGGCATCACCACCGACGTTGCCCGGCGCCTGATTGAACACGCATCCGGCGGCCCCAGGGCGGGCAAGTACCTGCGCGGCCGCGGGCCGCTGGAGCTTGTCTTCTCAGCTTCAGTGGACGGCAAGTCTGCGGCCTTGGCCATGGAAAGATGGATCAAGGCGCAACCCAGAAGTCGCAAAGAAAAAATAATCTCCGGCCATCTTCCCTTGCCCCGCGCGGATTGCTGA
- the trhA gene encoding PAQR family membrane homeostasis protein TrhA → MNMERSVSQYSQGEEIANSITHAIAAGMSIAALVVLIARAVSQGDAWHVVSFSIFGATLILLYMASTLYHAIPLPRAKRILKTLDHSAIFLLIAGTYTPFMLVNLRETVGWTVFGVVWLLAVAGVVLKCCFVYRFKRLSLTIYLGMGWLCILIGRDMYATLSGASLIFLALGGLAYTLGVIFYVWDRLPYNHAIWHLFVITGSTMHFFSVLNTLPS, encoded by the coding sequence ATGAACATGGAACGGTCCGTTTCCCAATATTCCCAAGGCGAGGAGATTGCCAACAGCATCACTCACGCCATTGCTGCCGGAATGTCCATAGCCGCCCTGGTGGTGCTCATCGCCCGGGCCGTGTCCCAGGGCGACGCCTGGCACGTGGTCAGTTTCTCCATTTTCGGAGCCACGCTCATCCTGCTCTACATGGCGTCCACCCTGTACCACGCCATCCCTCTGCCACGGGCCAAGCGCATTCTGAAGACCCTGGATCACAGCGCCATTTTCCTGCTCATCGCCGGCACCTACACGCCCTTCATGCTGGTCAACCTGCGTGAAACCGTGGGCTGGACCGTGTTCGGGGTGGTGTGGCTTCTTGCGGTGGCCGGAGTCGTGCTCAAGTGCTGCTTCGTGTATCGTTTCAAGCGCCTGTCCCTGACCATCTATCTCGGCATGGGCTGGCTCTGTATCCTCATCGGGCGCGACATGTACGCGACCCTGTCCGGGGCGAGTCTTATCTTTCTGGCCCTGGGAGGTCTGGCCTATACACTGGGTGTCATTTTCTACGTCTGGGATCGTCTGCCCTACAACCACGCCATCTGGCACCTTTTTGTCATTACGGGCAGTACCATGCATTTCTTCTCGGTTCTTAACACCCTGCCGTCATAG
- a CDS encoding NYN domain-containing protein — protein sequence MTQKRRLWLIDAGYLFNARHSVRSGYEFSYLRLRNHLEQDGLIWRAYYLNSTPNPPSDGQDNFHRWLRSGPPFGPKIITKFYTLKQQRADKAYCEECGQKVSLRCQNQTGDFTHRVFNEIQKGVDVAIATLSLIHQRNYDTLMLSSGDSDLLDAVEHLSEQGKSIELVVFRDGVSSELQCRADRIYWINDFASDVDNSFRDAVGDGDNP from the coding sequence ATGACCCAAAAACGCAGACTCTGGCTTATCGACGCAGGTTATCTTTTCAACGCCCGGCATAGCGTGCGTAGCGGGTATGAATTCAGCTATTTGCGCCTTAGAAACCATTTGGAGCAGGACGGCCTCATCTGGCGGGCCTATTATCTCAACTCCACGCCCAATCCGCCTTCGGACGGGCAGGACAATTTTCATCGCTGGCTGCGCAGCGGGCCGCCGTTTGGGCCCAAGATCATCACCAAGTTCTATACGCTCAAGCAGCAGCGCGCCGACAAGGCCTATTGCGAGGAGTGCGGCCAGAAGGTGTCGCTCAGGTGTCAGAATCAGACCGGGGATTTCACGCATCGGGTCTTCAACGAGATCCAGAAGGGCGTGGATGTGGCCATCGCCACCCTGTCGCTCATTCATCAGCGCAATTACGACACGCTCATGCTGTCCTCCGGCGATTCGGACCTGCTCGACGCCGTGGAACATCTCTCGGAGCAGGGCAAGAGCATAGAGCTCGTGGTCTTCAGGGACGGGGTCTCCTCGGAGCTGCAATGCCGGGCCGACCGGATTTACTGGATAAACGATTTTGCGTCCGATGTGGACAATTCCTTTCGCGATGCGGTAGGAGACGGTGACAACCCCTGA
- a CDS encoding M24 family metallopeptidase, whose protein sequence is MSFVSLEQMPLSETRERISRLRVHMAEACPEASGILVFSRLGIYHLSGAWASGALWVPMNGEPVLLCRKGVERARLDSPLERIMEFKSYSQLPGLLREAKAPLGDTAAVEMTGLSWSMGELLRSKLPGVRLVPGDTALAWTRAVKTDWELAKLRLAGARHDQALNDTLPDLIRPGMTEREIALAVWDAFYRHGHQGMMRMQNAGEEIFLGHVAAGDSANYPSVFNGPLGLRGAHPVLPFLGYAGKVWQRGEPLALDCGFCLEGYHTDKTQVYWAEESVIPEEADRAQDFCLQIQEHLSSRLVPGAIPADLYRDCIRIVLANGMGEGFMGLGRNKVGFLGHGIGLAIDEWPVIAPSFDRPLEENMVLALEPKIGIEGLGMVGVENTFVVTPTGGQCLTGERFGPTFPA, encoded by the coding sequence ATGAGTTTTGTTTCCCTTGAGCAAATGCCCCTGTCCGAGACCCGGGAACGAATCTCGCGCTTGCGGGTTCACATGGCTGAAGCTTGCCCCGAAGCGTCGGGGATTCTGGTTTTTTCGCGCCTCGGCATCTACCATCTGAGCGGAGCCTGGGCCAGCGGCGCGCTGTGGGTGCCCATGAACGGCGAGCCCGTGCTGCTGTGCCGCAAGGGCGTGGAGCGCGCCCGCCTCGATTCGCCGCTGGAGCGCATCATGGAGTTCAAGTCGTATTCGCAGTTGCCCGGTCTGCTGCGGGAGGCCAAGGCTCCCCTGGGCGATACGGCGGCCGTCGAAATGACGGGCCTGAGCTGGTCCATGGGCGAGCTTTTGCGATCGAAGCTGCCGGGGGTAAGGCTTGTTCCCGGCGACACGGCCCTGGCCTGGACCCGCGCCGTCAAGACCGATTGGGAGCTGGCCAAGCTGCGCCTGGCCGGTGCGCGCCACGACCAGGCGCTGAACGACACCCTGCCCGACCTTATCCGCCCAGGCATGACCGAGCGGGAAATCGCCCTGGCCGTGTGGGACGCCTTCTACCGGCACGGCCATCAGGGAATGATGCGCATGCAGAACGCGGGTGAGGAGATTTTCCTGGGGCATGTCGCGGCCGGAGATTCCGCCAACTATCCCAGCGTGTTCAATGGCCCCCTGGGCCTTCGCGGGGCCCATCCGGTGCTTCCTTTTCTGGGTTATGCCGGAAAGGTCTGGCAGCGCGGGGAGCCGCTGGCCCTCGACTGCGGGTTTTGCCTTGAAGGCTACCACACGGACAAGACCCAGGTGTACTGGGCGGAAGAGTCGGTGATCCCCGAAGAGGCGGATCGTGCCCAGGATTTCTGCCTGCAGATCCAGGAACATCTGAGCAGCCGCCTGGTGCCCGGCGCCATCCCGGCGGACCTGTACCGCGACTGCATTCGCATCGTGCTGGCCAATGGCATGGGCGAGGGCTTCATGGGCCTTGGCCGCAACAAGGTAGGATTTCTGGGACACGGCATCGGTCTTGCCATCGACGAATGGCCGGTCATCGCCCCGTCCTTCGACCGCCCCCTGGAAGAGAACATGGTCCTGGCCCTGGAGCCCAAGATCGGCATCGAGGGGCTTGGCATGGTCGGGGTGGAAAATACTTTCGTTGTCACGCCAACGGGCGGACAATGCCTGACCGGCGAGCGCTTCGGCCCGACTTTTCCGGCTTAA
- the mqnC gene encoding cyclic dehypoxanthinyl futalosine synthase encodes MNTRLNKNEARYVWDMNDVFSLGKLAHRRRMEMHPEGIVTYIVDRNINYTNVCVSACKFCAFFKGPGEEGGYVLPTEEILSKVRETVDVGGYQILLQGGMNPDLPLGYYTDLLGTLKSHFPGVAVHGFSPSEVWFLSEKEGRSVADILTELRRAGLDSMPGGGAEILNDEVRERVSPRKCTADQWIDVMETAHGLGMRTTATMMFGQGETFAQRMEHLDRLRDLQDRTGGFTAFIPWTFQPRNTRMVMPETSSHEYLKFLALCRLYLDNIDNIQASWVTQGPMIGQLALFWGANDFGSTMLEENVVAATGVHFLLPEDRLRGLVERAGFTPRRRTMDYTLCEEVV; translated from the coding sequence ATGAATACCCGCCTGAACAAGAACGAGGCCCGCTACGTCTGGGACATGAACGACGTCTTTTCCCTCGGAAAGCTCGCCCACCGGCGTCGCATGGAAATGCATCCGGAGGGAATCGTCACCTATATTGTCGATCGCAACATCAATTACACCAACGTCTGCGTGTCCGCCTGCAAATTCTGCGCGTTTTTCAAGGGTCCGGGCGAGGAGGGCGGTTACGTCCTGCCCACGGAGGAGATTCTGTCCAAGGTCAGGGAAACAGTGGACGTGGGCGGTTATCAGATTCTGCTGCAGGGGGGGATGAATCCTGATCTGCCCCTGGGGTATTACACCGATCTTCTGGGCACGCTCAAGAGCCATTTTCCGGGTGTGGCCGTGCATGGTTTTTCGCCTTCCGAGGTCTGGTTTCTGAGCGAGAAGGAAGGGCGCTCCGTGGCCGACATCCTGACGGAGCTGCGCCGCGCGGGTCTTGATTCCATGCCCGGAGGCGGAGCCGAGATTCTCAATGACGAGGTCAGGGAGCGCGTGTCTCCGCGCAAATGCACGGCGGATCAGTGGATCGATGTCATGGAGACGGCGCACGGCCTTGGCATGCGCACCACGGCGACCATGATGTTCGGGCAGGGGGAGACCTTTGCGCAGCGCATGGAGCACCTTGATCGGCTGCGCGACTTGCAGGACCGCACTGGCGGATTCACGGCCTTCATCCCCTGGACCTTTCAGCCCCGCAATACGCGCATGGTCATGCCCGAAACCTCGTCGCACGAATATCTCAAATTTCTGGCCCTGTGCCGACTTTATCTGGACAACATCGACAACATCCAGGCCTCCTGGGTAACCCAGGGTCCCATGATCGGCCAGCTGGCCCTCTTTTGGGGCGCCAATGATTTCGGTTCGACAATGCTCGAAGAGAATGTCGTCGCGGCCACGGGCGTGCATTTTCTGTTGCCCGAGGATCGGCTGCGCGGGCTGGTCGAGCGCGCCGGATTCACGCCTCGGCGGCGGACCATGGACTATACCCTGTGCGAGGAGGTCGTATGA